atatatatatatataccttgTTTGTTCTAATTTTTACAGCCTCTAACCCACCCTGACTGTCCTTGACAGTTGTGCAGCATATATAAGTGGTTATGAAACCTTTAATTCGTGAGATAATTTAAAACTAAACCCGTACAAAATCTAAAAGTGTCTGTGAGAAAACCTTCAAATTGTGCTAGTGACTTGGAAAAATGCGCATAATTTCCTGGTTTACACATGCATTCCTGTTTGGAAGGTTTATTGACTGAATTCCTAATATAGAGATCTGGGATCGTACCCTAGTTGGGCATTGCATCCAGTCCCTAGCTGTAATAATGCTTTGTTTCACCTGTATGGTCATGGTTATAAATATTCTAAATATTTGTTTAAACACAGAgcaagtgatgatgatgatgatgatgatgatgatgatggctcGTGCACCTATGAGTCCAATTCCTCTTCAGATTCCTCCAGTGAAGTGGAAAGTGGAACAGACATTCGCTCAGACGAGTCATTTGTGTCTGATGATCTTACAATAAGGTACATATACATGTCAACATATACTCATGTGTCAGTCTCTGATAGCTCTGGGCTAGTGTATTTTACTGTAGGGCGGGTGGAATTTATCCAGCACCTAAACAACAACAGGCAAGAGAACTTTTGGCAGAATTTTTTTGGAGGAATTTATTTCATTCATCATTTTTGTCAGAATTTTTGGGGGTTGTTTAAAATTATTTCTGGCCTAGTACATTCTGTTTACAGCCTGGAGGGCAAGATGGAAAACTGATATCCTTTGCACCCTGtacataatttattgattaGAATTAATTTTTGCTAGATTTAATGGAAGTTTGctttctacttttgttttttctttgttccatAATTTAAGAACAAGATACCTACTcatcaaataaaattaatggtgtGAAAACTTAATTAATAATCAGCTTTGTACATGATACTTGAATTGCACTGTTAATAACTTGGCAATCGATCTTGCTCCTTCTTCACTACTCAATAGATATTATGTTCTGGGATGTTGATTGATGACTATGTAATTATTTTGATGACCTTACATGTAGATCACCATCAAGTCCTTCAGAAAGTGCTACACTGACAGCATTGGAGCTTGATGTAAGCAGTTTGAACCAAACCCGATCAGAAAACACCATGGAGTCTTCAACTTTCACAACTGATGTCATGTCAGCTTTGAGCTCCTCTGATGCAAGGTCCTCAGAATCAGTTGAACAGTACCTTTTGGAGCCAAGTGCATCATCACTTGTCCATGCTGAAGCAGCGGATCAACAAATTTGTCCACCTGTTGAAAATGTCTCGAATGCTGGTGCAGTTCAATCTGTGGATCACCTCCAGCCTGTGCAGAGATCCTCCCCATGTGGGGAAAATTTACATGTAGGAGAATCTGTTGCACCTTCAACAACAATGGGTCCTCTTACATTTGAGGAGTGGAAATTGGCAATGAAGCTGCAGATACAGAGAGACTTTCAACAGTTGCAAATATGTAAAGAGCAGAATGAAAAGTACAAAGACATGTGCACACCTGAGAGAATAATTGTGGATGTTGACAAAGTTTTGCACTTATGCAAAGGGTTTTGTGAAGTAGATGGATGTGGGAAGGAAAGAGGGGTTGTTGGTCAAAAGCTTGAGGGTGGAGTCCTTGTGGTGAGTTTGTGCTGTGAAAAGGGCCATAAAAGTGTGTGGCATTCATCAGAAGTCCTTGCGGAAAAAAGGGGACAAAATCTTTATGTAAACCCTACCTTGATGGCAGCAGCAGTGTTGGTTActggaaataattttgataAGGTTTCTTTGTGTGCTAAatgtttgaatttaaattttgtgTCTCAGTCATCCTTTACCagaattcaaacaaattatataattcCAAGCATAAAAGATCTGTGGGGTAGGATGAAGGAGAGAATTTGGAATTTATTCCAAAGGGAAAATCTAGTCATGTGTGGAGATGGCAGGATGGATTCTCCAGGGTTTAGTGCAAAATATTGCTTTTATGTGATGATGGATCATTACCTTGATGTGATTGTTGACTGTGAAGTGGTGGATAAAAGGGAAACTGGCAGAACATCAACACTTATGGAGAAGATGGGATGTAAGCGAATTCTGGAGCGCATGATTGGCATTTTGAATACAAGTAAATTGGTGACAGATGCTTCCAGTGTGATTATGAAGATGGTCAGAGAACTTAAAGGTACATCACTTAACTTAAAAAATCTAGGATTAATGCACAAGTGAATAAATCAGAATTGTACAATTTTATTATCACAGAAAGCCTGATATTCGTAAGATATATCACTGATAttgttttctgttatttttctCAGACCAACATTGTGAAGTCCTCGAGCATTTCTTCCACTCACTTGACATGTGGCACAAATCCGTAAAATTGACAGCCAAATTATCTGCGGTATGTgtatttgcttttgttattttgaaGCCCATTGTTATGACTCTTTCACCTTTCCTTATCCCACCTCTAATCAAATCCTGGGTTAACAACATAATACATGCTCAGTGAATGTGTTATTCATGCGACAAACTTTATTGAGTAATGTTTCTGTTTGTTgaagaattttgaaaaaagatatttacatttgcttttcttcgatTACctaaataattataacaaaacATGACGACATGTACTGTGTGGGTCTTGGAACAGTTGGTGTCATTTGTATTTGACTTTTAACTACTTTTTTATAGGCAGCTAAGATCAAAGGATGTGAGGTGTTGGCTGAATGGGTGCAGCCAATCAGGAACTACTTTTGGCACTGTGCAGAAGCTTGTGCTGGAGATACATCAAAACTGAAGGTAGGTTTCTTTTTTGTAAGATTGAAGTCTTTGAAGTGCAGTGGACTTTGAGGAGCAAAATGTGGTAACAATAAGTCTAAGAACAGCATTAGGAAGGATTGAGCCTATTATAAAGGCTTCTGCCTTGATGTGATGAGATGGTTCTCAGATTAAAGTATGTAGATAAATAAATATGTATCAGATTTCATGATGCTGAGAATGGCCTTgcattcttggaaataaaatgtaacaaaacaattattgtgtATTTGTAACTTATGTCAATGACTGTTATCCAGGATAAGTGGATTGGCATTATACACCATGTGTGTGGAGAGCATGCGTGGGAGGATGGAGAATGCTCACATGGACAACTGACTGAAACAGAAGGTGGTAAGACAATACTCACCAAAGATTCCAAAGCAGCAGAGGAACTAAGGAAGATCGTGTTCGATCGTGACTGGCTCAAGAGTCTCCAGCACTATGTCAATTTTAGGTAATGTACAGTTGAGTATGTGGCTAGCATTTAGAGGGTGAATGAGTGGATGACAATTACTCTGACATCATCAAcgataatttctttttctctccaGACACACTAGCAAGTTGGAGAGCTTCAATTCTATGGTGTTGAAATATGCCCCAAAAAGGATTGCATTTTCGTAAGTATGGAAAACCATGAGTTCCAACAGTGGCCATCATCAAATTTCTCTGTGTGATTTCAAAGTTCAGGAAAAGATGGACGTTATGGGAATTAACTAACAGCAAATTATTTGATACATGCACTGTTCAAAGCaacactattattatcatcattattattattgtattttgtaTGTGCTGAAACCTACTTATACAATATTCTTAAACTCAGAAATGTTGAAATCCTTTCTCATGTTTACCCTGGTGTatagtatttaaaaaaaaaaatgacatttcatTTACAGGTATGACATCTTCACTGGCAGAACCCTATTGGCAGTCCTGGATTACAATTTCCATTTGTTCAGGAAGGATATCCAGGGGaggtataaaaaaaaatactccaaaagatcTGGAAATTGGAGTGCTGAGCCTGTGAAAGAGGATAAATCATACAGTTATTGGCCAGTTTTACTGTCAGAGGTCTTACAGAAAAGAGCAGAAGACAAAGATTCTGCATCTAGACCAGTAGAAGTTGCACCAACAAACCCCAAAAATCTTGCAGCAACCATAGCAATGAAGGAAGCTCCAACAACAAAAGAACTGGTCGAAGCCAAACGCTCTCGCTTCAAAGCTAAAAGCAACAGCTCTAAGTGACTTTATTTGTTTATGATCAGTTTTGTCCTAATGAAACAGGCTTTCTTGAAAAGGGGGTACTTTAGTTGTTTATCATACATCTGATCGGTATTATAAAATTAAACCATGAGTTCTCTAAAGGtaataaaaactgattgtgtGTCACTAAAAACTAAGAACGCCTATACCCCATGTAAACCCCATCAGGGGCAGGGTAGTAACGCCTAATGGTTAGAACAACACACGATGGTAGCACCCGACGGTTTCCTTTCCCCAATTTTCCATACTTCCACAGACAATACTGCCTGTAAGCAGCTTTCCGAAAGGAGTTGCTTGAGTAATCTGGCTCTCCAGCTCTGATGTCAAACCTCGCTCTTATGGCTAATACAAGGACTTCCCTGTCTAAGCAAATGTTTTCATACATCTTGAACGAAGTCACACATGTTCTTTTACCACAGCAAACATTTTCTTCTTCTAGGGGCATCACTCTGCAAACAGTACAGGTACACCACTCTGGGATTTCCTCTTGGGGTCGAAGGTCAGGGGGGTCACTGACATTATCGTCGTCTAGAAGGTCTCTTGCAAATTCGAGACTGCCTCTTCCTTGGCTAAGCAACCGAAGAAGTATTTTGTCCTTGTCTGGAGAGGCGAGTTGTTGGATGAATTCCTAAAGACAAGGAAAGACTAATTTAGCCAATTCTCGCCACAACAAAATTCTGCCAAATCGTGCCAATTATGATATGAGAATAAACCTCAATGAAATGATCGTGATCAAAGCAAACATGTATTCAGTTAGCTAACAACTGAGCCACAAACCAGGCAAAGAAATAATTTGCAAAATCCTTTGTCAGCGGCATTAGCAGCTACAGAACAAAGCCCAAAAGCAACCGAGAAGGTTTAGAAATTCATTCTTCGCTTCAGTGAGTGAAAGGACAGCTCAGATAACACAAGTGACTGTGAGGAACAAAATTTCGTGTCACAGAACTTTCTACTTACTTTGATTTCTCTCTCAGCATTCGCTTGCTGTTCCTGGTGGCGAGCAAAAGCGCTGGGATTTTCTGTTTCCGACAACCACAactcctttgtttttacaagcCGCTTTTTTGGTGCCACATTTACAATTCTCGCAACATTTCAAATTGGCATTCCTGCACGGACAACCTTCGCTCTTCTTGGACTTCTTTCTGCTACATGTATTTTTGCACGAACAAATCTGggaaatgaataaaacaaagGCTGATTTATAGATTCAAACCAAGGAGAGCTGATCTGGTATCTgtataaaataaaaccaaaacgTACCACTCTATTCAGAACTGGCACATTACTCGTGGTCTCTTCTTCGGGCATTTCTTTTTGTTGCGATGAAGCACCGGCGAGTGGTGATCCATACGCGTTGGTCGGCTGAACCAGACGAGAGTCACCTACAACATCTAACTCAGCTGAGAAGCTTTCGTCTGCCATCTCTATATCAGCTGCCATGTCCAAATAAAATATATGTGTGACCTCTTGATCGACAAAAGCTACGGCGCGCGCGGGGATCACGAGCCAAGTAACATAACACCGGAGTTCCCGTatgtcaacaaaaacaaaggtgtggctgactagggccctttaacgttccctgaggaaaagcgttcatcctttaaaaactataaatcgcgattagtttttaacaaaatattctgacaggctaacagatcaagctcttagcaaacactttagggtaaagctaaatctggatggcctcagaaaggcaagatatctacggattacaaagagaggaaccaaacgagtgtcggtcctttctctttgctgtgatcaaagacaggagacgtttgtacatcttggcctttttcaaacaactactaactaatgatcgttcctaactttgagtcttaatatggctttttagagcattttattccctaaccttcttgtcttatctctatcaagtacctgggagacactgtgaaacgcgagcaagacgttcttatttacagctcaacatgaattgatccaacagtgtaccgatagtggcgacattgttattttcatgctcgcttgacgaaacaaaacttctcttttaaaacaaccgaagcaagtcaatcatgtaataaaaaaaaaaaaaactatcactcgcggtgtttccagcaagttaaccatacaaatactatcctttcccaatagagttacacgttggggatcaagcgagtgccgccttttttcccgtagtatgttcgtagacagaagacgttcgtaaatctttgccagattaacgttctctgaccagaagcgttcatcctttaaaaactataaaacgcgatcagtttttaacaaaatattcttacaggctaacagatcagtcTCTTaacaaacactttagggtaaagctagatctggaaggccttagaaaggcaagatatctacggattacaaagagaggaaccaaacgagtgtcggtcctttctctttgctgtgatcaaagacaggaaacgtttgtacatctttgcctctttcaaacaactactaactaatgatcgttcctaagtttgagtcttaatatggctttttagagcattttattccctaaggctcttgtcttacctctatcgAGTACCTGgaagacactctgaaaagcgagcaagacgttcttatttacagcttaacatgaattgatcgaagagtgtaccgatagtggcgacactgatattttcatgctcgcttgacaaaacaaaacttttcttctgaaacaaccgaagcaagtcaatcatgtaataaaaaaaagaaactatcactcgcggtgtttccagcaagttaaccataaaaatactatcctttcccaacagagttacacgttggagATCAAATGAGTGctctttttttcccgtagtatgttcgtagacagaagacgttcgtaaatctttgccatattaacgttctctgaggagaagcgttcatcctttaaaaactataaatcgcgatcagtttttaacaaaatattcttacaggctaacagatcaagctcttagcaaacactctagggtaaagctagatctggatggcatCCGAAAGGCAacatatctacggattacaaagagaggaaccaaacgagtgtcggtcctttctctttgctgtgatcaaagacaggagacgtttgtacatcttggcctttttcaaacaactacttactaatgatcgttcctaagtttaagtcctaatatggctttttagagcattttattccctaagcttcttgtcttatctctatcaagtacctgggagacactctgaaaagcgagcaagacgttcttatttacaccttaacatgaattgatctaacagtgtaccgatagtggcgatattttgattttcatgctcgcttgacaacacaaaacttctcttctgaaacaactgaagcaagtcatttatgtaataagaaagaaagaaactatAACTTgcagtgtttccagcaagttaaccatacaaatactatcctctcacaacagagttacacgttggggatcatacgagtgccgactttttccccgtagtatgttcgtagacaggagacgttcgtaaatttttgccatattaacgtttcctgaggagaaacggtcatcctttaaaaactataaatcgcgatcagtttttaacaaaatattcttacaggctaacagatcaagctcttagcaaacacgttagggtaaagctagatctggatggcctcagaaaggcaagatatctacggattacaaagacaggaaccaaacgagtgtcggtcctttctctttgctgtgatcaaagacaggagacgtttgtacatcttggccttatccaaacaactactaactaatgatcgttcctaagtttgagtcttaatatatcttttttgagcattttattccctaagcttcttgtcttatctctatcaagtacctgggagacactgtgaaacgcgagcaagacgttcttatttacagcttaacatgaattcatttaacagtgtaccgatagtggcgacattgttattttcatgctcgcttgacaaaacaaaacttctcttctgaaacaaccgaagcaagtcaatcatgtaataaaaaatagaaactatcactcgcggtgtttccagcaagttaaccatacaaatactatcctttcccaacagagttacacgttggggatcaaacgagtgccgccttttttcccgtagtatgttcgtagacagaagacgttcgtaaatctttgccatattaacgttctctgaggagaagcgttcatcctttaaaaactataaatcgcgatcagtttttaacaaattattcttacaggctaacagatcaggctcttagcaaacactttagggtaaaaatagatctggatggcctccgAAAGGCAacatatctacggattacaaagagaggaaccaaacgagtgtcggtcctttctctttgctgtgatcaaagacaggagacgtttgtacatcttggcctttttcaaacaactactaactaatgatcgttcctaactttgagtcttaatatggctttttagagcattttattccctaaccttcttgtcttatctctatcaagtacctgggagacactgtgaaacgcgagcaagacgttcttatttacagcttaacatgaattgatccaacagtgtaccgatagtggcgacattgttattttcatgctcgcttgacgaaacaaaacttctcttctaaaacaaccgaagcaagtcaatcatgtaataaaaaaaagaaactatcactcgcggtgtttccagcaagttaaccataaaaatactatcctttcccaacagagttacacgttggagatcaaatgagtgctccttttttcccgtagtatgttcgtagacagaagacgttcgtaaatctttgccatattaacgttccctgaggagaagcgttcatcctttaaaaactataaatcgcgatcagtttttaacaaaatattcttacaggctaacagatcaagctcttagcaaacactctagggtaaagctagatctggatggcatcagaaaggcaacatatctacggattacaaagagaggaaccaaacgagtgtcggtcctttctctttgctgtgatcaaagacaggagacgtttgtacatcttggcctttttcaaacaactacttactaatgatcgttcctaagtttgagtcttaatatggctttttagagcattttattccctaaggttcttgtcttatctctatcaagtacgtgggagacactctgaaaagcgagcaagacgttcttatttacactttaacatgagttgatctaacagtgtaccgagagtggcgatattttgattttcatgctcgtttgacaaaacaaaacttctcttctgacccaactgaagcaagtcatttatgtaataaagaaaaaaactataactggcggtgtttccagcaagttaaccatacaaatactatcctctcccaacagagttacacgttggggattaaacgagtgccgcctttttccccgtagtatgttcgtagacaggagacgttcgtaaatttttgccatattaacgttccctgaggagaaacggtcatcctttaaaaactataaatcgcgatcagtttttaacagaatattcttacaggctaacagatcaagctcttagcaaacactttagggtaaagctagatctggatggcctcagaaaggcaagatatgtacggattacaaagacaggaaccaaacgagtgtcggtcctttctctttgctgtgatcaaagacaggagacttttgtacatcttggccttttccaaacaactactaactaatgatcgttcctaagtttgagtcttaatatggctttttagagcattttattccctaagcttcttgtcttatctctatcaagtacctgggagacactgtgaaacgcgagcaagacgttcttatttacaacttaacatgaattcatttaacagtgtaccgatagtggcgacattgttattttcatgctcgcttgacaaaacaaaacttctcttctgaaacaaccgaagcaagtcaatcatgtaataaaaaaaagaaactatcactcgcggtgtttccagcaagttaaccatacaaatactatcctttcccaacagagttacacgttggggatcaaacgagtgccgcctttttccccgtagtatgttcgtagacagaagacgttcgtaaatctttgccatattaacgttccctgaggagaaacggtcatcctttaaaaactataaatcgcgatcagtttttaacaaaatattcttacaggctaacagatcaagctcttagcaaacactttagggtaaagctagatctggatggcctcagaaaggcaagatatctacggattacaaagacaggaaccaaacgagtgtcggtcctttctctttgctgtgatcaaagacaggagacgtttgtacatcttggccttttccaaacaactactaactaatgatcgttcctaagtttcagtcttaatatggctttttagagcattttattccctaagcttcttgtcttatctctatcaagtacctgggagacactctgaaaagcgagcaagacgttcttatttacagcttaacatgaattgatctaacagtgtaccgatagtggcgacattgttattttcatgctcgcttgacaaaacaaaacttctcttctgaaacaaccgaagcaagtcaatcatgtaataaaaaaaaaaactataactcgcggtgtttccagcaagttaaccatacaaatactatcctctcccaacagagttacacgttggggatcaaacgagtgccgccttttttcccgtagtatgttcgtagacaggagacgttcgtaaatctttgccatattaacgttccctgaggagaaacggtcatcctttaaaaactataaatcgcgatcagtttttaacaaaatattcttacaggctaacagatcaagctcttagcaaacactttagggtaaagctagatctggatggcctcagaaaggcaagatatctacggattacaaagacaggaaccaaacgagtgtcggtcctttctctttgctgtgatcaaagacaggagacatttgtacatcttggcctttttcaaacaactactaactaatgtcagtcttaatatggctttttagagcattttattccctaaccttcttgtcttatctctatcaagtacctgggagacactgtaaaacgcgagcaagacgttcttatttacagcttaacatgaattgatctaacagtgtaccgatagtggcgacattgttattttcatgctcgcttgacaaaacaaaacttctcttctaaaacaaccgaagcaagtcaatcatgtaataaaaaaaaacaactatcactcgcggtgtttccagcaagttaaccatacaaatactatcctttcccaacagagttacacgttggggatcaaacgagtgcacccttttttccccgtagtatgttcgtagacagaagacgttcgtaaatctttgccatattaacgttctctgaggagaagcgttcatcctttaaaaactataaaacgcgatcagtttttaacaaaatattcttacaggctaacagatcaggctcttagcaaacactttagggtaaagctagatctggatggcctccgaaaggcaagatatctacggattacaaagacaggaaccaaacgagtgtcggtcctttctctttgctgtgatcaaagacaggagacgtttgtacatcttggcctttttcaaacaactactaactaatgatcgttcctaagtttgagtcttaatatggctttttagagcattttattccctaaggttcttgtcttacctctatcaagtacctggaagacactctgaaaagcgagcaagacgttcttatttacagcttaacatgaattgatctaacagtgtaccgatagtggcgacattgatattttcatgctcgcttgacaaaacaaaacttctcttctgaaacaaccgaagcaagtcaatcatgtaataaaaaagaaaaactatcactcgcggtgtttccagcaagttaaccatacaaatactatcctttcccaacagagttacacgttggggatcaaacgagtgccgccttttttcccgtagtatgttcgtagacagaagacgttcgtaaatctttgccatattaacgttctctgaggagaagcgttcatcctttaaaaactataaatcgcgatcagtttttaacaaaatattcttacaggctaacagatcaggctcttagcaaacactttagggtaaagctagatctggatggcctcagaaaggcaagatatctacggattacaaagagaggaaccaaacgagtgtcggtcctttctctttgctgtgatcaaagacaggagacgtttgtacatcttggcctttttcaaacaactactaactaatgatcgttcctaagtttgagtcttaatatggctttttagagcattttgttCCCTacggttctcgtcttatctctatcaagtacctatgagacactctgaaaagcgagcaagacgttcttatttacagcttaacatgaattgatctaacagtgtaccgagagtggcgacattttgattttgatgctcgcttgacaaaacaaaacttctcttctgaaacaaccgaagcaagtcaatcatgtaataaaaaaaaaaaactatcactcgcggtgtttccagcaagttaaccatacaaatactatcctctcccaacagagttacacgttggggatcaaacgagtgccgccttttttcccgtagtatgttcgtagacaggagacgttcgtaaatctttgccatattaacgttccctgaggagaaacggtcatcctttaaaaactataaatcgcgattagtttta
This genomic stretch from Acropora muricata isolate sample 2 chromosome 5, ASM3666990v1, whole genome shotgun sequence harbors:
- the LOC136916457 gene encoding uncharacterized protein, which encodes MKSCLTEAVLFPSGRRELFQSTPLRTRSVPVAIELSLSPVQEHGDKSDSLVDITGVSDDQNLCLEDDNYASIAQSAQEVNPNFASFEGNPFPDPIERASDDDDDDDDDDGSCTYESNSSSDSSSEVESGTDIRSDESFVSDDLTIRSPSSPSESATLTALELDVSSLNQTRSENTMESSTFTTDVMSALSSSDARSSESVEQYLLEPSASSLVHAEAADQQICPPVENVSNAGAVQSVDHLQPVQRSSPCGENLHVGESVAPSTTMGPLTFEEWKLAMKLQIQRDFQQLQICKEQNEKYKDMCTPERIIVDVDKVLHLCKGFCEVDGCGKERGVVGQKLEGGVLVVSLCCEKGHKSVWHSSEVLAEKRGQNLYVNPTLMAAAVLVTGNNFDKVSLCAKCLNLNFVSQSSFTRIQTNYIIPSIKDLWGRMKERIWNLFQRENLVMCGDGRMDSPGFSAKYCFYVMMDHYLDVIVDCEVVDKRETGRTSTLMEKMGCKRILERMIGILNTSKLVTDASSVIMKMVRELKDQHCEVLEHFFHSLDMWHKSVKLTAKLSAAAKIKGCEVLAEWVQPIRNYFWHCAEACAGDTSKLKDKWIGIIHHVCGEHAWEDGECSHGQLTETEGGKTILTKDSKAAEELRKIVFDRDWLKSLQHYVNFRHTSKLESFNSMVLKYAPKRIAFSYDIFTGRTLLAVLDYNFHLFRKDIQGRYKKKYSKRSGNWSAEPVKEDKSYSYWPVLLSEVLQKRAEDKDSASRPVEVAPTNPKNLAATIAMKEAPTTKELVEAKRSRFKAKSNSSK